A part of Planococcus sp. MB-3u-03 genomic DNA contains:
- the ptsG gene encoding glucose-specific PTS transporter subunit IIBC, with protein sequence MSTNVFGTLQKVGKALMLPVALLPAAGILLAFGTSFSQDTFVEAVPFFGTPWVQSLLFIMAEAGGVIFDNLPLLFAVGVAIGLAGGDGVAGLAAIIGYLIMNVTMKAIGGITEEMATSDPAYAMVLGIPTLQTGVFGGIIVGILAAAMYNKFYKINLPQFLGFFAGKRFVPIITAFSALFLGVAMFLVWPFAQNGLNTLSYFMLETNRTLAAFVFGLVERSLIPFGLHHIFYSPFWFEFGSYTNAAGEIVRGDQRIFFEQLQDGVEFTAGTFMTGKFPFMMFGLPAAALAIYHCARPERKKVVGGIMGSAALTSFLTGITEPLEFAFLFVAPVLFGIHAVFAGLSFMIMHILDVKIGMTFSGGLIDFLLFGVMPGRTEWFWVIVVGLFFAVIYYFGFRFAITKFNLMTPGREDEEEDEDGDSAVAGELPYEILQAMGGQQNITHLDACITRLRVSVEDKSAVDKNKLKKLGASGVMEVGNNIQAIFGPVSDNLRWQMQDIINGKTPRTKQDVSQIIDQAKDGGDAPVRLGALDFGIPITGDILPITDVPDQVFSGRMVGDGFAIKPSEGKVFSPVNGEVVTLFPTKHAIGLKADDGTEMLIHIGIDTVHLKGEGFTAHVEQGDLVEQGQLLMEMDLAYIGEHAPSIITPVVFTSLQEGQQVNIKTSGRVSANTKDLIEITAGTEEV encoded by the coding sequence ATGTCTACTAATGTATTCGGTACATTGCAAAAAGTCGGGAAGGCATTGATGCTGCCTGTCGCACTCTTGCCCGCAGCAGGAATTTTGCTGGCATTCGGCACAAGCTTTTCACAAGACACATTTGTGGAAGCGGTACCATTCTTCGGCACCCCTTGGGTCCAGTCATTGCTCTTCATCATGGCTGAAGCCGGCGGTGTAATTTTTGATAATTTACCACTGCTCTTTGCGGTCGGCGTCGCGATCGGCTTAGCCGGCGGTGACGGCGTCGCAGGCCTTGCCGCGATCATCGGCTATTTGATCATGAACGTCACGATGAAAGCAATCGGCGGCATCACAGAAGAGATGGCCACTTCAGACCCTGCGTACGCCATGGTCCTCGGCATTCCGACCTTGCAGACCGGCGTCTTCGGCGGGATCATCGTCGGGATATTGGCCGCAGCGATGTACAATAAATTCTACAAAATCAACTTGCCGCAATTTCTTGGCTTTTTTGCCGGCAAGCGCTTTGTTCCAATCATTACCGCATTCTCGGCACTGTTTCTCGGTGTCGCGATGTTCCTCGTCTGGCCTTTCGCACAGAACGGCTTGAACACCTTGTCTTATTTCATGCTTGAAACGAACCGCACACTCGCAGCCTTTGTATTCGGCCTTGTTGAACGCTCGTTGATTCCTTTCGGGCTTCACCATATCTTCTATTCGCCGTTCTGGTTTGAGTTCGGCTCGTATACGAATGCGGCTGGCGAAATCGTCCGCGGTGACCAGCGCATCTTCTTTGAACAGTTGCAGGATGGCGTCGAGTTCACAGCCGGCACGTTCATGACAGGGAAATTCCCGTTCATGATGTTCGGCCTTCCAGCAGCAGCACTTGCGATCTACCACTGTGCACGCCCTGAACGCAAGAAAGTTGTCGGCGGCATTATGGGTTCAGCTGCCCTCACTTCATTTTTGACAGGGATCACTGAACCACTTGAATTTGCATTCCTTTTTGTAGCACCTGTGTTGTTTGGGATCCACGCAGTATTCGCTGGACTATCCTTTATGATCATGCACATTCTTGATGTTAAAATCGGCATGACTTTCTCCGGCGGCCTCATCGACTTCCTGCTGTTCGGCGTCATGCCGGGCAGAACGGAATGGTTCTGGGTTATCGTCGTCGGTCTGTTCTTCGCCGTCATTTACTATTTCGGCTTCCGCTTCGCCATCACGAAATTCAATTTGATGACGCCAGGGCGTGAAGACGAAGAAGAAGACGAAGATGGCGATTCAGCCGTTGCTGGTGAATTGCCATACGAAATCCTGCAAGCGATGGGCGGACAGCAAAACATCACCCACCTTGATGCCTGCATCACCCGCCTGCGCGTCAGTGTTGAAGACAAGAGCGCAGTCGACAAGAATAAATTGAAAAAACTCGGTGCTTCCGGTGTCATGGAAGTCGGCAACAACATCCAAGCGATTTTCGGGCCTGTTTCCGATAACCTGCGCTGGCAAATGCAAGACATCATCAACGGCAAAACGCCGCGCACGAAACAAGATGTATCCCAGATCATCGACCAGGCGAAAGACGGCGGAGACGCGCCAGTCCGCTTGGGCGCACTCGATTTCGGCATCCCGATCACAGGCGACATCCTGCCGATCACCGATGTGCCGGACCAAGTCTTTTCGGGCAGAATGGTCGGCGACGGCTTTGCGATCAAACCGTCTGAAGGCAAAGTTTTCTCGCCAGTGAACGGTGAAGTCGTCACTTTGTTCCCGACGAAACACGCCATCGGTTTGAAAGCGGATGACGGCACTGAAATGCTCATCCATATCGGCATCGATACCGTCCATCTAAAAGGCGAAGGCTTCACTGCTCACGTTGAGCAAGGCGACCTTGTCGAACAAGGACAATTATTGATGGAAATGGACCTCGCCTATATCGGCGAACACGCCCCGTCTATCATCACGCCGGTTGTCTTCACGAGCCTCCAAGAAGGACAGCAAGTGAACATCAAAACATCCGGCCGAGTATCCGCGAATACGAAAGACTTGATTGAAATCACAGCTGGAACTGAAGAAGTCTAA